From the Desulfarculaceae bacterium genome, one window contains:
- a CDS encoding anion permease: MSHDIDHGGGDEGSLKGRLLWMGIGVAIFLLVGFVLPTPESVLSVVQKGGFAQKMIDWHIATNAAEAAHKTMLVLGIIPMAVIFFATEAIPIGLTGVLMPILAYFLELMPSSMVGKTFAGDAPMFLLGVLAMGVAVVDVGLHKRLAAWLLGWTKGFMVPVFVLCISMSVVGSFISAHAMCAFMTPVMMAVYLGAVAARSKPGGPIEHDPALAKFLLFALCFALNVGGVGSPAAGGRNVIMMGFWDEYNVPMDFFTWMKYGLPLVPVMGFLVALYMVVLFKRKIKTTDLTPGLKAIKDETKRMGKMNYAEYVTFGMLLLILVLWIFGGHDLGLGGPSLLALLIPVIFRTTDWRKILGGISWDAWFMYCGALTLGALLKETGAAMWLAQTFLGALEAVGMSKGFGLWVGMSGLSGLMTNFMSDAGTTALLGPIVIPMGIMTQVPGEPWAVGLAVAFATSFAHFLIVGTPNNAIVYGLGVYPDTGQRAIHPTDFIKYGFVLWLLCMAVVWVIGFLVIYNVVGFPDSVLPTATEAMKAVGG, translated from the coding sequence ATGTCTCACGATATTGATCACGGCGGCGGCGACGAAGGCAGCCTCAAGGGGCGCCTGCTCTGGATGGGCATCGGCGTGGCCATCTTCCTGCTGGTGGGCTTTGTCCTGCCCACCCCGGAGAGCGTACTCTCGGTGGTGCAAAAGGGCGGTTTCGCCCAAAAAATGATTGATTGGCACATAGCCACCAACGCCGCCGAGGCGGCCCACAAGACCATGCTGGTGCTGGGCATCATCCCCATGGCGGTTATCTTCTTCGCCACCGAGGCCATACCCATCGGCCTCACCGGCGTGCTCATGCCCATTCTGGCCTACTTCCTGGAACTGATGCCCTCCTCCATGGTGGGTAAGACCTTTGCCGGCGACGCCCCCATGTTCCTGTTGGGCGTTTTGGCCATGGGTGTGGCCGTGGTGGACGTGGGCTTGCACAAGCGCCTGGCCGCCTGGCTGTTGGGCTGGACCAAGGGCTTTATGGTGCCGGTGTTCGTCTTGTGCATCTCCATGTCAGTGGTTGGTTCGTTCATTTCGGCCCACGCCATGTGCGCCTTCATGACCCCGGTGATGATGGCGGTGTATCTGGGCGCGGTGGCCGCGCGCTCCAAGCCCGGCGGGCCCATCGAGCATGACCCGGCCCTGGCCAAGTTCCTGCTTTTCGCTTTGTGCTTCGCGCTCAACGTGGGCGGCGTGGGCAGCCCGGCGGCCGGCGGCCGCAACGTGATCATGATGGGGTTCTGGGACGAGTACAACGTGCCCATGGACTTCTTCACCTGGATGAAGTACGGCCTGCCCCTGGTGCCCGTCATGGGCTTCCTGGTGGCCTTGTACATGGTCGTGCTGTTCAAGCGCAAAATAAAAACCACCGACCTGACCCCGGGCCTCAAGGCCATCAAGGACGAGACCAAGCGCATGGGCAAGATGAACTATGCCGAATACGTAACCTTCGGCATGCTTCTCTTGATCCTGGTCTTGTGGATTTTCGGCGGCCACGACCTGGGCCTGGGCGGACCTTCCCTTCTGGCCTTGTTGATCCCGGTCATCTTCCGCACCACCGACTGGCGCAAGATCCTGGGGGGCATCTCCTGGGACGCCTGGTTCATGTACTGCGGCGCCCTGACCCTGGGCGCGTTGCTCAAGGAGACCGGCGCGGCCATGTGGCTGGCCCAGACCTTCCTGGGCGCCCTGGAAGCGGTGGGCATGTCCAAGGGCTTCGGCCTGTGGGTGGGCATGAGCGGCCTGTCCGGCCTGATGACCAACTTCATGTCCGACGCGGGCACCACCGCCCTGTTGGGCCCCATCGTCATCCCCATGGGCATCATGACCCAGGTGCCCGGCGAGCCTTGGGCCGTGGGCCTGGCCGTGGCCTTTGCCACCAGCTTCGCCCACTTCCTGATCGTGGGTACCCCCAACAACGCCATCGTCTACGGCTTGGGGGTGTACCCGGACACCGGCCAGCGGGCCATCCACCCCACCGACTTCATCAAGTACGGCTTCGTGCTGTGGCTTCTGTGCATGGCCGTGGTGTGGGTCATCGGATTCCTGGTTATCTACAACGTGGTGGGCTTCCCGGACAGCGTTTTGCCCACCGCCACCGAGGCCATGAAGGCGGTGGGTGGGTAG
- a CDS encoding DEAD/DEAH box helicase yields MSKRRPPRKPRKSGAAGRSGKPGKPSGSRSRRTPPPDRTPFSPSINPKLKPVLASVGVPEDAPFVPDPFQQEAVDTLAKQDVVVSAPTGSGKTWIAEQAIARALAAGQRAWYASPLKALSNAKLAEFGQIFGRENVGILTGDRKENLGAPLIVGTTEILRNQLYDAMYKGMDLDAGLVVLDEAHFLGDPDRGVVWEEVIIYLPVRVRLLLLSATVANAAQIARWLEFVRDEPCATVLSDQRPVPLYPIFLMPDGELTPLKSSRGLFGKVKYYVENEGQRRRGWQATHLPPFSRVLSALGHADLLPAIFFLKSRSDCDAALGHVAAARLLTDAAMEQELNQEIDAWVEAYPFLAGQEQVQQIRKVQAASHHAGHLPLEKLLVERLMQKGLLRAIFSTSTVAAGVNFPARTVVITQSDRFNGREFVELKATDLLQMTGRAGRRGMDEIGFACVVPGPFNDIPLVASLLTSEPEPIESQLSINFSMVLNLLLSQRPAEVKQMLGMSLATFQRLERTGGKPRTGAGPQRALKALALELSDTDCPGPEEAVVRRRRRRQLEAMRQRMSKELKNEGAGIWGALSRGRVFMDMYGAPWAVLRRETNNGERGVLAVGLEQDRRLTRGKPRLQFIPLEEVAGVFQEELSLPQAGGGRALAGAVMEQAPEHPTPLGAPQIEELAAQESAELAERLSEVEMELSGLLCLSCPAEADCRTEKRGLGKLLHQAEALMAEVAQESHAFWYDFVRHLEFLRTEGFADPQGKLTGDGLWASQLRLDQPILIAEAIRQGALPQQDPVLLAGLIALFVDDREPEAAPPLPPRLRSALSGLRQALDPMMDRLRQWGFNTPVLPYSAAAAVYAWCQLMEFEQVVLLYSGAEGDLAQLIYRTADNLRQIISLRETHPHLADTAREAVELLLRPPVVVPT; encoded by the coding sequence ATGAGCAAGCGGCGTCCACCCCGCAAGCCGCGCAAGTCCGGCGCCGCGGGCCGCTCCGGCAAGCCCGGCAAGCCGTCGGGCAGCCGTTCCCGGCGCACCCCGCCGCCCGATCGCACCCCCTTCTCGCCCTCCATCAACCCCAAGCTCAAGCCAGTCCTGGCCAGCGTAGGGGTGCCCGAGGACGCGCCCTTTGTGCCCGACCCCTTCCAGCAGGAGGCGGTGGACACCCTGGCCAAGCAGGACGTGGTGGTGAGCGCGCCCACGGGCAGCGGCAAAACCTGGATCGCGGAACAGGCCATCGCCCGGGCCCTGGCCGCCGGGCAGCGGGCCTGGTACGCCAGCCCCCTCAAGGCCCTGTCCAACGCCAAGCTGGCCGAGTTCGGTCAGATCTTCGGGCGCGAGAACGTGGGCATTCTCACCGGCGACCGCAAGGAGAACCTTGGCGCCCCGCTAATCGTGGGCACCACCGAGATTCTGCGCAACCAGCTCTACGACGCCATGTACAAGGGCATGGACCTGGACGCCGGCCTGGTGGTGCTGGACGAGGCCCACTTCCTGGGCGACCCGGACCGGGGCGTGGTCTGGGAAGAGGTGATCATCTACCTGCCCGTGCGGGTGCGCCTGCTGCTCCTCTCGGCCACGGTGGCCAACGCGGCCCAGATCGCCCGCTGGCTGGAGTTCGTGCGCGACGAGCCCTGCGCCACGGTGCTCAGCGACCAGCGGCCCGTGCCCCTGTACCCCATTTTCCTGATGCCCGACGGCGAGCTGACCCCGCTCAAGAGCTCGCGGGGCCTGTTCGGCAAGGTCAAGTACTACGTGGAGAACGAGGGCCAGCGCCGCCGGGGATGGCAGGCCACCCATTTGCCCCCCTTCTCGCGGGTGCTCTCGGCCCTGGGCCACGCGGACCTGCTGCCCGCCATCTTTTTCCTCAAGTCGCGCTCGGACTGCGACGCGGCCCTGGGCCACGTGGCCGCCGCCCGTTTGCTCACCGACGCGGCGATGGAGCAGGAGCTCAACCAGGAGATCGACGCCTGGGTGGAGGCCTATCCCTTCCTGGCCGGGCAGGAGCAGGTTCAGCAGATCCGCAAGGTGCAGGCGGCCAGCCACCACGCCGGGCACCTGCCTCTGGAAAAGCTTCTGGTGGAGCGGCTCATGCAGAAGGGCCTTCTGAGGGCCATCTTCTCCACCAGCACCGTGGCCGCGGGGGTCAACTTCCCGGCCCGCACCGTGGTCATCACCCAGAGCGACCGCTTCAACGGCCGCGAGTTCGTGGAGCTCAAGGCCACGGACCTGTTGCAGATGACCGGCCGGGCCGGGCGCCGGGGCATGGACGAGATCGGCTTTGCCTGCGTGGTGCCCGGTCCCTTCAACGACATCCCCCTGGTGGCTTCCCTGCTCACCTCCGAGCCCGAGCCCATCGAGAGCCAGCTGTCCATCAACTTCTCCATGGTGCTCAACCTGCTTCTCTCGCAGCGCCCGGCCGAGGTAAAGCAGATGCTGGGCATGTCCCTGGCCACCTTCCAGCGCCTGGAGCGCACCGGCGGCAAGCCGCGCACCGGGGCCGGGCCCCAGCGGGCCTTAAAGGCCCTGGCCCTCGAGCTGTCCGACACTGACTGCCCTGGCCCCGAGGAGGCGGTGGTGCGCCGCCGCCGGAGGCGGCAGCTAGAGGCCATGCGTCAGCGCATGAGCAAAGAGCTAAAGAACGAGGGCGCGGGCATCTGGGGTGCGCTGAGCCGGGGCCGCGTGTTCATGGACATGTACGGCGCTCCTTGGGCCGTGCTTCGGCGCGAGACCAACAACGGCGAGCGCGGAGTGCTGGCCGTGGGCCTGGAGCAGGACCGCCGCCTGACGCGGGGCAAGCCGCGTTTGCAGTTCATACCCCTGGAAGAGGTGGCCGGGGTGTTTCAGGAAGAGCTCAGCCTGCCTCAGGCGGGCGGTGGCCGCGCCCTGGCCGGGGCGGTGATGGAGCAGGCCCCGGAGCATCCCACTCCCCTGGGCGCGCCCCAGATCGAAGAGTTGGCCGCCCAGGAGTCGGCCGAGCTGGCCGAGCGCCTGTCCGAGGTGGAGATGGAGCTTTCGGGCCTGTTGTGTTTGTCCTGCCCGGCCGAGGCGGACTGCCGCACCGAGAAGCGGGGGCTGGGCAAGCTCCTCCACCAGGCCGAGGCGCTCATGGCCGAGGTGGCCCAGGAGAGCCACGCCTTTTGGTACGACTTCGTGCGGCATCTGGAGTTTCTCAGGACCGAAGGCTTTGCCGACCCCCAGGGAAAGCTCACCGGCGACGGCCTGTGGGCCAGCCAGCTTCGCCTGGACCAGCCGATACTCATCGCAGAGGCCATCCGCCAGGGCGCCCTGCCCCAGCAGGACCCGGTGCTCCTGGCCGGGCTCATCGCCCTGTTCGTGGACGACCGCGAGCCCGAGGCCGCCCCGCCCCTGCCTCCGCGCCTGCGTTCGGCCCTGTCCGGGCTGCGCCAGGCCCTGGACCCCATGATGGACCGCCTGCGGCAATGGGGCTTCAACACCCCGGTTCTGCCCTACTCTGCCGCGGCCGCGGTTTATGCCTGGTGCCAGCTTATGGAATTCGAGCAGGTGGTCTTGCTCTACAGCGGGGCCGAGGGCGATTTGGCACAGCTCATCTACCGCACGGCGGACAATTTACGCCAGATCATCTCCCTCCGGGAGACCCACCCCCACCTGGCCGACACCGCCCGGGAGGCGGTGGAACTGTTGCTTAGGCCACCGGTGGTGGTGCCAACCTAG
- a CDS encoding lysophospholipid acyltransferase family protein — protein sequence MATGPQRKFGERLKFWLVTQLAARLLRAIFRTCRNEILRPDLVEKFFDAGRPGIGVTWHRGAIYALYYFGPLHPAIMISRSRDGEYLARYLEIMGGVPVRGSSSRGGLTALKEMAEYLREHPEGYAATVADGPRGPRYHAKKGMIALAARTGLPLVPLMWSSKRVWVLRKTWDRTMIPKPFAKIVLTAGKEFYYPPDIKGAALEQARQELEDEMNRIKEELDAITGYEDPA from the coding sequence TTGGCAACAGGGCCGCAACGAAAATTCGGGGAACGCCTGAAGTTCTGGCTGGTCACCCAGCTCGCCGCCCGCCTATTGCGCGCCATTTTCCGCACCTGCCGCAACGAGATATTGCGTCCCGACCTGGTGGAGAAGTTCTTCGACGCCGGCCGCCCGGGCATCGGAGTCACCTGGCACCGGGGAGCCATCTACGCCCTGTACTATTTCGGCCCCCTGCACCCGGCCATCATGATCAGCCGTTCCCGCGACGGCGAGTACCTGGCCCGCTACCTGGAGATCATGGGCGGGGTGCCGGTGCGGGGCTCCTCCTCCCGGGGCGGCCTGACCGCGCTAAAGGAGATGGCCGAATATCTGCGCGAGCACCCGGAGGGCTACGCGGCCACCGTGGCCGACGGCCCCCGGGGTCCGCGCTACCACGCCAAGAAGGGCATGATCGCCCTGGCCGCGCGCACCGGCTTGCCTCTGGTGCCCCTCATGTGGTCCTCCAAACGGGTGTGGGTCTTGCGCAAGACCTGGGACCGCACCATGATCCCCAAGCCTTTCGCCAAGATTGTGCTCACAGCGGGCAAGGAGTTTTACTATCCTCCGGACATCAAGGGCGCGGCCCTGGAGCAGGCCCGGCAGGAACTGGAGGATGAGATGAACCGCATCAAGGAAGAGTTGGACGCCATCACCGGCTACGAGGACCCGGCATGA
- a CDS encoding OsmC family protein encodes MTVELGPGAEVRARWDDFEVLTDQPPAFGGQNKAPAPFELFLASLATCAGFYVSSFCQARHISIEGLTLVQRAVPDPDGQGKDAIELEINLPPDFPPRYEKAVVRVANQCTVKKALLNPPEIRLSAKKV; translated from the coding sequence ATGACAGTGGAGCTGGGGCCGGGCGCGGAGGTGCGCGCCCGCTGGGACGACTTCGAGGTGCTCACCGACCAGCCGCCCGCCTTTGGCGGCCAGAACAAGGCCCCCGCGCCTTTTGAGCTGTTTTTGGCCTCCCTGGCCACCTGCGCGGGGTTCTACGTGTCCAGCTTTTGCCAGGCCCGCCACATCTCCATCGAGGGCCTGACCCTGGTGCAGCGCGCCGTGCCCGACCCCGACGGCCAAGGCAAGGACGCCATCGAGCTGGAGATAAACCTGCCGCCCGATTTTCCGCCGCGTTATGAAAAGGCGGTGGTGCGGGTGGCCAATCAGTGCACCGTGAAAAAGGCGCTCCTGAACCCGCCCGAGATCAGGCTGAGCGCCAAGAAAGTTTAA
- the cbiB gene encoding adenosylcobinamide-phosphate synthase CbiB, which translates to MTGAWIIALAALIDAVIGDPPTWPHLVRYMGRAVDWLECRLRAWCFSPTDLKVAGAILVLAVAGGFTLGALALLVLCAWIAAPLYWLAALLLAWQCLAAGQLWREARVVLDTLRAGDLVYAQGQLAMIVGRDTSRLDEEGVRRAVVETVAEGFNDGVVAPLFYLAIGGPAAAVAYKAINTLDSMVGYKSDTYRDLGWAAARMDDIAGWIPARISALILVAVCPLLGLSAKDAWRVTLADHKAHKSPNSAWPEAAAAGALGVILGGPNYYGGRLVDKPWINPKGGPVTKGDGYHCLSLIQVAFVLATAAAVLCAWGLGWWG; encoded by the coding sequence ATGACCGGAGCTTGGATCATCGCCCTGGCCGCCCTGATCGACGCCGTTATCGGCGACCCGCCCACCTGGCCCCATCTGGTGCGCTACATGGGACGGGCCGTGGACTGGCTGGAGTGCCGTTTACGCGCCTGGTGCTTCTCGCCCACGGACCTCAAGGTGGCCGGGGCCATCCTGGTCTTGGCCGTGGCCGGCGGCTTCACCTTGGGAGCCCTGGCTCTTCTGGTTCTCTGCGCCTGGATCGCCGCGCCGCTGTATTGGCTGGCCGCCCTTCTCCTGGCCTGGCAGTGCCTGGCCGCGGGTCAGCTCTGGCGCGAGGCCCGGGTGGTGCTGGACACCCTGCGGGCCGGGGATTTGGTCTACGCCCAGGGCCAACTGGCCATGATCGTGGGCCGCGACACCAGCCGCCTGGACGAGGAGGGGGTGCGCCGCGCGGTGGTGGAGACGGTGGCCGAGGGCTTCAACGACGGGGTGGTGGCTCCCCTGTTCTACCTGGCCATCGGCGGGCCGGCCGCGGCGGTGGCCTACAAGGCGATCAACACCCTGGACTCCATGGTGGGCTACAAGAGCGACACCTACCGCGACCTGGGCTGGGCCGCCGCGCGCATGGACGACATCGCGGGCTGGATTCCGGCCCGGATCAGCGCCCTGATCCTGGTGGCGGTCTGCCCTCTGCTGGGGCTCAGCGCCAAGGACGCCTGGCGGGTTACCCTGGCCGATCACAAGGCCCACAAGAGCCCCAACTCGGCCTGGCCCGAAGCGGCCGCGGCCGGGGCCCTGGGGGTCATCCTGGGCGGGCCCAACTATTACGGCGGCCGTTTGGTGGACAAGCCCTGGATCAACCCCAAGGGCGGGCCGGTGACCAAGGGCGACGGCTACCACTGCCTATCGCTCATCCAGGTGGCCTTCGTGCTGGCCACGGCGGCGGCGGTTCTCTGCGCCTGGGGCCTGGGTTGGTGGGGTTAG
- a CDS encoding phosphatidylglycerophosphatase A: MLAFHRWLSSLGVGLLPGAQGTYASLLVAGLAALWLGLGGAPLIGWPYAALCLAVTLVALWSSHAALRRHVFGASPDPGQITIDEAAGMLLAMWGVPCLGWQIIAALVLFRIFDIVKPLGVGALQRLPGAWGVVADDLLAGLYALAVWRLLAWVPTVL, encoded by the coding sequence TTGCTAGCCTTTCACCGCTGGTTGAGCAGCCTGGGAGTGGGCCTGTTGCCCGGAGCCCAGGGCACCTACGCTTCGCTGCTGGTGGCGGGCCTGGCGGCCCTGTGGCTGGGCCTGGGCGGCGCGCCGCTCATTGGCTGGCCCTATGCCGCGCTCTGCCTGGCGGTGACCCTGGTTGCCCTGTGGTCCAGCCACGCGGCCTTGCGGCGTCACGTATTCGGAGCCTCGCCCGACCCGGGCCAGATCACCATCGACGAGGCAGCCGGGATGCTCCTGGCAATGTGGGGTGTGCCCTGTCTGGGCTGGCAGATCATCGCCGCCCTGGTGCTTTTCCGCATTTTTGACATCGTGAAGCCCCTGGGAGTGGGGGCGCTGCAACGCCTCCCAGGCGCCTGGGGGGTGGTGGCCGACGACCTGCTGGCCGGGCTATACGCCCTGGCGGTGTGGCGGCTGTTGGCCTGGGTGCCCACCGTCCTTTAA
- a CDS encoding divergent polysaccharide deacetylase family protein, translating into MSKRPTKADRRRAKRRLYWGLGAAAVALAFAIGLWWGGGTPTRPRAKAVVKHVAKAKPTPKPKAKAKPAPAKQPAPAPAEPQRPALPRVALIIDDMGHGTQPLNRLLALRIPLTVSVLPHAPQAQAVARRARQAGLGVMLHLPMEPVNYAAMPKGTGLLMTNMSRPEVLAVLSMDLARVPQAQGVNNHMGSLYSRSAARMEPVLIELKKRGLFYVDSFTAADSQGLATAQRLGLVTARRDVFLDHSSNPTDIDAQFQRLIKLAQKRGAAIAIGHPQANTIAALERWKPRLHKKVQLVLAKELVKKGS; encoded by the coding sequence GTGAGTAAACGGCCCACCAAGGCCGACCGCCGCCGCGCCAAGCGCCGCCTTTACTGGGGCCTGGGCGCGGCGGCCGTTGCTTTGGCCTTTGCCATCGGCTTGTGGTGGGGCGGCGGCACTCCCACCCGGCCCCGGGCCAAAGCCGTGGTCAAGCACGTCGCCAAGGCCAAGCCAACCCCCAAGCCCAAAGCCAAGGCCAAGCCGGCTCCCGCGAAGCAGCCGGCCCCGGCCCCAGCCGAGCCTCAGCGGCCCGCCCTGCCCCGCGTGGCCCTTATCATCGACGACATGGGCCACGGCACCCAGCCTTTGAATCGCCTGCTGGCCCTCAGGATTCCCCTCACCGTGTCGGTGTTGCCCCATGCGCCCCAGGCCCAGGCGGTAGCTCGCCGCGCCCGCCAGGCCGGGCTGGGGGTGATGCTGCATTTGCCCATGGAGCCGGTGAACTACGCCGCCATGCCCAAGGGGACAGGCCTGCTTATGACCAATATGTCCCGCCCCGAGGTGCTGGCCGTGCTCTCCATGGACCTGGCCCGGGTGCCCCAGGCCCAGGGGGTGAACAACCACATGGGTTCGCTCTACAGCCGCAGCGCCGCGCGCATGGAGCCGGTGTTGATCGAGCTGAAAAAGCGGGGCCTGTTCTACGTGGACAGCTTCACCGCCGCCGACTCCCAGGGCCTGGCCACTGCCCAGCGCCTGGGCCTGGTTACTGCCCGGCGCGACGTGTTCCTGGACCATTCCAGCAACCCAACGGACATTGACGCCCAGTTCCAGAGGCTGATCAAGCTGGCCCAAAAGCGCGGAGCGGCCATTGCCATCGGACACCCCCAGGCCAACACCATCGCCGCCCTGGAGCGCTGGAAGCCGCGCCTTCATAAGAAGGTTCAGTTGGTTCTAGCCAAAGAGTTGGTGAAAAAAGGGAGCTAG
- a CDS encoding S41 family peptidase encodes MPGRWLRFGIFLIMVVAVTAFMLPQLRQSPAQAADDNDYRRTGLLIEVMELIQKKYVEKKTPDELLTEAIKGMVSSLDPHSAYLTPEEYKELQVETKGSFSGVGIVISMKDGTLTVVSPIEGTPAFKAGVEAGDRIIKIDGKLTKGMNLMDAVKVIRGPKGSKVTLTILREGLSKLKDISIVRDVIPIKSVRFYLLENGYGLIRLASFQENTTNDLIAALNKLQEQKVPLKGLIIDLRTNPGGLLGEAVNVSDQFLDQGVIVSTRGRTPGQDMVFKATPHMTAGNYPIIVLVNQGSASASEIVAGALQDHHRAMILGTPTFGKGSVQTILPLGDKGALKLTTARYYTPNGRSIQAKGIIPDLEVPFKPPAPTKKAEKNQGIKEADLQGAMAPEDTPAQAESDKENAAKPEAEDNGAAKDAKDKDKAMDKLYYPKDRLDKDNQMTRALDLLKAWQVFSRREPPAQLKELPKAVNQ; translated from the coding sequence ATGCCCGGCCGTTGGTTGCGTTTCGGAATCTTCCTGATCATGGTGGTGGCCGTCACCGCCTTCATGCTGCCCCAACTGCGCCAGTCCCCTGCCCAGGCGGCCGATGACAACGACTATCGCCGCACCGGCCTGCTCATCGAGGTGATGGAGCTGATCCAGAAGAAGTACGTGGAGAAAAAGACTCCCGACGAGCTTCTCACCGAGGCTATCAAGGGCATGGTCAGCAGCCTGGACCCGCACAGCGCCTACCTGACTCCCGAGGAGTACAAGGAGCTGCAAGTGGAGACCAAGGGCAGCTTCTCGGGGGTGGGCATCGTCATCTCCATGAAGGACGGCACCCTCACCGTGGTCTCGCCCATCGAGGGGACCCCGGCCTTCAAGGCCGGCGTGGAGGCCGGCGACCGCATCATAAAGATCGACGGCAAGCTCACCAAGGGCATGAACCTCATGGACGCGGTTAAGGTGATCCGGGGCCCCAAGGGCTCCAAGGTGACCCTGACCATCCTGCGCGAGGGCCTGAGCAAGCTCAAGGACATCTCCATCGTACGCGACGTGATCCCCATCAAGAGCGTGCGCTTCTACCTCCTGGAGAACGGCTACGGCCTGATCCGTTTGGCCAGCTTCCAGGAGAACACCACCAACGACCTCATCGCCGCCCTGAACAAGCTGCAAGAGCAGAAAGTGCCCCTGAAGGGCCTGATCATCGACCTCAGAACCAACCCCGGCGGCCTCTTGGGCGAGGCGGTGAACGTGTCCGACCAGTTCCTGGACCAAGGCGTCATCGTCTCCACCCGTGGCCGCACGCCGGGCCAGGACATGGTTTTCAAGGCCACGCCGCACATGACCGCGGGCAACTACCCCATCATAGTGCTGGTGAACCAGGGCTCGGCCTCGGCCAGCGAGATCGTGGCCGGCGCCTTGCAGGACCATCACCGCGCCATGATCCTGGGCACCCCGACCTTTGGCAAGGGCTCGGTGCAAACCATCCTGCCCCTTGGCGACAAAGGCGCCCTCAAGCTGACCACGGCCCGCTACTACACCCCCAACGGCCGCTCCATCCAGGCCAAGGGCATCATCCCGGACCTGGAGGTGCCCTTCAAGCCGCCCGCACCCACCAAGAAGGCGGAGAAGAACCAGGGCATCAAGGAGGCGGACCTGCAAGGTGCCATGGCGCCGGAGGATACCCCCGCCCAGGCCGAGTCTGACAAGGAAAACGCGGCCAAGCCCGAGGCCGAGGACAACGGCGCGGCCAAGGACGCCAAGGACAAGGACAAGGCCATGGACAAGCTCTACTATCCCAAGGATCGCCTGGACAAGGACAACCAGATGACCCGGGCCCTGGACCTCCTGAAGGCTTGGCAGGTCTTTAGCCGCAGGGAGCCCCCGGCCCAACTCAAGGAGCTGCCCAAAGCCGTCAACCAGTGA
- a CDS encoding peptidoglycan DD-metalloendopeptidase family protein has product MSLPRFWPAAALLAVLCLLPCLSLAQTPQQARLELKNRLISLLDQWEAAAKTMARLGGELKNLEESYAKEQAEAAELERVQLELEQRLPGVLAEEANLRATLKRQERLYLQQVRALYLLGVESDQGLMASEQDYRRVAARSRAITWLLAGQHQRLNDLQAARRRLTHVQGSLALKQNQLAELRSQVEAARSRLSLLHTQRSNLLEHMQERRLAIIERIAAIKEAEARLARAFALLPQGAEEARPLPGVRAAQGHLSPPVPGRVLRAPGGASRPGITLQARDGAPVRAPWGGRVAYAGELGRMGRVVVLDHGEKVHTVLGHLGSLAVAKGQVVAPGEVVGTVAPGGRLYLEVRLEAKAVDPRAWLRLGS; this is encoded by the coding sequence GTGAGCTTGCCCCGCTTCTGGCCGGCGGCCGCGTTGCTCGCAGTCCTTTGCCTGCTCCCCTGTCTGTCCCTGGCCCAGACTCCCCAACAGGCCCGTTTGGAGCTGAAGAACCGCCTAATCTCCCTGTTGGACCAATGGGAGGCGGCGGCCAAGACCATGGCCCGCCTGGGAGGCGAGCTGAAGAACCTGGAAGAGAGCTACGCCAAGGAACAGGCCGAGGCGGCCGAGTTGGAACGGGTGCAGCTGGAGCTGGAGCAGCGCCTGCCCGGCGTCCTGGCCGAGGAAGCCAACCTGCGCGCCACCCTGAAGCGTCAGGAGCGGCTCTACCTCCAGCAGGTCCGCGCCCTGTACCTGCTGGGCGTGGAGAGCGACCAGGGGCTCATGGCCTCGGAACAAGACTACCGCCGGGTGGCGGCGCGCTCCCGGGCCATAACCTGGCTCCTTGCCGGGCAGCACCAGCGCCTGAACGATTTGCAGGCCGCCCGCCGCCGCCTGACCCACGTGCAGGGCAGCCTGGCCCTCAAGCAGAACCAGCTGGCCGAGCTTCGCTCCCAGGTCGAAGCGGCCCGCTCGCGCCTGAGCCTGTTGCACACCCAGCGCAGCAATCTGCTGGAACACATGCAAGAACGCCGCCTGGCCATTATCGAGCGCATCGCGGCCATCAAGGAGGCCGAGGCGCGCCTGGCCCGCGCCTTTGCCCTGTTGCCCCAGGGCGCGGAGGAGGCACGCCCCCTGCCAGGGGTGCGCGCGGCCCAGGGCCATCTGAGCCCGCCGGTGCCGGGGCGGGTGCTCCGGGCGCCCGGAGGAGCCTCCCGGCCGGGCATAACCCTGCAAGCCAGGGACGGAGCTCCGGTGCGGGCCCCCTGGGGCGGGCGGGTGGCCTATGCCGGCGAGCTGGGCCGGATGGGCCGGGTGGTGGTGCTGGACCACGGCGAAAAGGTGCACACCGTGCTGGGACACCTGGGCTCATTGGCGGTGGCCAAGGGCCAGGTGGTGGCGCCCGGCGAGGTAGTGGGTACCGTGGCCCCGGGCGGGCGTTTATACTTGGAAGTGCGCCTGGAAGCCAAGGCCGTGGACCCCAGGGCCTGGCTCCGGCTGGGCTCTTGA